From the Excalfactoria chinensis isolate bCotChi1 chromosome 1, bCotChi1.hap2, whole genome shotgun sequence genome, one window contains:
- the TPI1 gene encoding triosephosphate isomerase codes for MAPRKFFVGGNWKMNGDKKSLGELIHTLNGAKLSADTEVVCGAPSIYLDFARQKLDAKIGLAAQNCYKVPKGAFTGEISPAMIKDIGATWVILGHSERRHVFGESDELIGQKVAHALAEGLGVIACIGEKLDEREAGITEKVVFEQTKAIADNVKDWSKVVLAYEPVWAIGTGKTATPQQAQEVHEKLRGWLKSHVSDAVAQSTRIIYGGSVTGGNCKELASQHDVDGFLVGGASLKPEFVDIINAKH; via the exons ATGGCTCCTAGGAAGTTCTTCGTGGGCGGCAACTGGAAGATGAACGGCGACAAGAAGAGCCTGGGCGAGCTCATCCACACGCTGAATGGCGCCAAGCTCTCGGCCGACACCG AGGTGGTTTGTGGAGCCCCTTCAATCTACCTTGATTTTGCCCGCCAGAAGCTTGATGCAAAGATTGGACTTGCAGCACAAAACTGTTACAAGGTACCGAAGGGTGCTTTCACAGGAGAAATCAG CCCAGCAATGATCAAAGATATTGGAGCTACATGGGTGATCCTGGGCCACTCGGAGCGGAGGCATGTTTTTGGAGAGTCTGATGAG TTGATTGGGCAGAAGGTGGCTCATGCTCTTGCTGAGGGCCTTGGTGTCATTGCCTGCATTGGAGAGAAGCTGGATGAGAGAGAAGCTGGCATAACAGAGAAGGTGGTCTTTGAACAGACCAAAGCCATTGCTG ATAACGTGAAGGACTGGAGCAAGGTGGTTCTTGCCTATGAGCCAGTTTGGGCTATCGGAACTGGTAAAACTGCTACTCCCCAACAG GCTCAGGAAGTTCATGAGAAGCTGAGAGGCTGGCTCAAAAGCCATGTGTCTGATGCTGTTGCTCAGTCAACTAGGATCATCTATGGAG GTTCAGTCACTGGTGGCAACTGTAAGGAACTGGCCTCTCAGCATGATGTGGACGGCTTTCTTGTTGGTGGGGCTTCCCTCAAGCCAGAGTTTGTGGATATTATCAATGCAAAACATTAA
- the LRRC23 gene encoding leucine-rich repeat-containing protein 23 isoform X1 has protein sequence MEGGGLSEEEEESVGQDVGEDEEEGEREEEKQGEEEQEEEKQVLVACPLTEEMMKEGLSLLCKIGNGLAHAYVKFEAKYKDLTDISLLECFIHLRYVDLSENKLQDLSPLSSLTHLLWLKVDGNLLTSAHMQELPYLQVISFAHNHIKNMEGITHPHLASLSLKGNKIQTILGLSQALYSLRILELRGNKLESTAGLHLPKLKSLYLAQNTIRSLEGLEALEQLSTLHLRDNELETLDGFSSSMKCLQYLNLRNNGISSLQEVAKLQVLPMLQALVLMDNPCSDDTNYQQEVLVQLPHLKRLDKEPVEQN, from the exons ATGGAGGGCGGGGGGCTgagcgaggaggaggaggagtcAGTCGGTCAAGACGTgggggaggatgaggaggaaggggagagagaggaggagaagcagggagaagaagagcaggaggaggagaagcag GTGCTGGTTGCATGTCCCCTGACGGAGGAGATGATGAAGGAGGGCCTCTCCCTCCTCTGCAAAATTGGCAATGGCCTGGCACACGCCTATGTGAAGTTTGAAGCCAAGTATAA GGACTTGACAGACATCAGCCTCCTTGAGTGCTTCATTCATCTGCGGTATGTGGATTTGTCAGAGAACAAGCTGCAGGATTTGTCTCCATTGAGCAGCCTAACCCACCTGCTTTGGTTGAAAGTGGATGGGAATCTACTTACCAGTGCGCACATGCAGGAACTTCCCTACCTCCAGGTCATCAGCTTTGCTCACAACCACATCAAGAATATGGAGGGCATTACTCATCCGCACTTAGCCAGCCTCAGCCTTAAAG GAAATAAAATCCAGACAATACTGGGTCTGAGTCAAGCATTGTATAGCCTGCGTATCCTGGAGCTGCGAGGAAACAAGCTAGAGAGTACAGCAGGGCTTCATCTTCCCAAGCTCAAGAGCCTCTATCTG GCCCAGAATACCATTAGGAGCCTTGAAGGCCTTGAGGCACTAGAGCAGTTGTCAACCCTGCACCTGCGCGATAATGAGCTTGAGACCCTGGATGGATTCTCTAGCAGCATGAAGTGCCTGCAGTACCTCAACTTACG GAACAATGGGATCAGTAGCTTGCAGGAAGTGGCAAAACTGCAGGTGCTCCCCATGCTGCAGGCCCTGGTGCTGATGGACAATCCATGCTCTGATGATACAAACTACCAGCAGGAGGTCCTGGTTCAGCTGCCACACCTGAAGCGTCTCGACAAGGAACCAGTTGAGCAAAATTAG
- the LRRC23 gene encoding leucine-rich repeat-containing protein 23 isoform X2 gives MEGGGLSEEEEESVGQDVGEDEEEGEREEEKQGEEEQEEEKQVLVACPLTEEMMKEGLSLLCKIGNGLAHAYVKFEAKYKDLTDISLLECFIHLRYVDLSENKLQDLSPLSSLTHLLWLKVDGNLLTSAHMQELPYLQVISFAHNHIKNMEGITHPHLASLSLKGGTDYSLIVVHIENSLSGFNSHYFSILWHSGNKIQTILGLSQALYSLRILELRGNKLESTAGLHLPKLKSLYLAQNTIRSLEGLEALEQLSTLHLRDNELETLDGFSSSMKCLQYLNLRNNGISSLQEVAKLQVLPMLQALVLMDNPCSDDTNYQQEVLVQLPHLKRLDKEPVEQN, from the exons ATGGAGGGCGGGGGGCTgagcgaggaggaggaggagtcAGTCGGTCAAGACGTgggggaggatgaggaggaaggggagagagaggaggagaagcagggagaagaagagcaggaggaggagaagcag GTGCTGGTTGCATGTCCCCTGACGGAGGAGATGATGAAGGAGGGCCTCTCCCTCCTCTGCAAAATTGGCAATGGCCTGGCACACGCCTATGTGAAGTTTGAAGCCAAGTATAA GGACTTGACAGACATCAGCCTCCTTGAGTGCTTCATTCATCTGCGGTATGTGGATTTGTCAGAGAACAAGCTGCAGGATTTGTCTCCATTGAGCAGCCTAACCCACCTGCTTTGGTTGAAAGTGGATGGGAATCTACTTACCAGTGCGCACATGCAGGAACTTCCCTACCTCCAGGTCATCAGCTTTGCTCACAACCACATCAAGAATATGGAGGGCATTACTCATCCGCACTTAGCCAGCCTCAGCCTTAAAGGTGGTACAGACTACTCTCTCATTGTTGTGCACATAGAAAACTCTTTGAGTGGTTTTAACTCTCATTATTTCTCCATCCTCTGGCACTCAGGAAATAAAATCCAGACAATACTGGGTCTGAGTCAAGCATTGTATAGCCTGCGTATCCTGGAGCTGCGAGGAAACAAGCTAGAGAGTACAGCAGGGCTTCATCTTCCCAAGCTCAAGAGCCTCTATCTG GCCCAGAATACCATTAGGAGCCTTGAAGGCCTTGAGGCACTAGAGCAGTTGTCAACCCTGCACCTGCGCGATAATGAGCTTGAGACCCTGGATGGATTCTCTAGCAGCATGAAGTGCCTGCAGTACCTCAACTTACG GAACAATGGGATCAGTAGCTTGCAGGAAGTGGCAAAACTGCAGGTGCTCCCCATGCTGCAGGCCCTGGTGCTGATGGACAATCCATGCTCTGATGATACAAACTACCAGCAGGAGGTCCTGGTTCAGCTGCCACACCTGAAGCGTCTCGACAAGGAACCAGTTGAGCAAAATTAG
- the ENO2 gene encoding gamma-enolase, whose product MAVERIHAREILDSRGNPTVEVDLYTHKGMFRAAVPSGASTGIYEALELRDNDKSRFLGKGVLQAVDHINSTVAPAIVGSGLSVVDQEKIDSLMLEMDGTENKSKFGANAILGVSLAVCKAGAAEKDVPLYRHIADLAGNSDLILPVPAFNVINGGSHAGNKLAMQEFMILPVGAESFRDAMRIGAEVYHNLKSVIKEKYGKDATNVGDEGGFAPNILENSEALELLKEAIDKAGYTDKIVIGMDVAASEFYRDGKYDLDFKSPDDPSRYISADELGDLYQSFVRDYPVVSIEDPFDQDDWEAWSKFTANVGIQIVGDDLTVTNPKRIERAVEEKACNCLLLKVNQIGSVTEAIQACKLAQENGWGVMVSHRSGETEDTFIADLVVGLCTGQIKTGAPCRSERLAKYNQLMRIEEELGDEARFAGHNFRNPSVL is encoded by the exons ATGGCAGTCGAGAGGATCCATGCCCGAGAGATCCTGGATTCTCGTGGGAACCCCACCGTGGAGGTGGACCTGTACACACACAAAG GCATGTTTCGAGCAGCGGTCCCCAGCGGAGCATCCACTGGTATCTATGAAGCATTGGAGCTACGAGATAATGACAAGTCACGTTTCCTTGGAAAAG GGGTCCTGCAGGCCGTGGATCATATCAACAGCACTGTCGCCCCAGCTATCGTGGGCTCT ggCCTCTCTGTTGTAGATCAAGAGAAGATAGACAGTCTGATGCTTGAGATGGACGGCACAGAGAACAAAT CCAAGTTTGGTGCCAATGCCATCCTGGGAGTTTCACTGGCTGTGTgcaaggcaggagctgcagagaaggatgtCCCCCTGTACCGGCACATTGCTGACCTGGCAGGCAACTCCGATCTCATCCTTCCTGTACCA GCTTTCAATGTGATCAATGGAGGTTCCCATGCAGGCAACAAATTGGCAATGCAGGAGTTCATGATCCTACCTGTGGGAGCTGAAAGCTTCCGCGATGCCATGCGCATTGGGGCTGAAGTCTATCACAATCTCAAGAGCGTCATCAAGGAGAAGTATGGCAAGGATGCTACTAATGTGGGTGATGAAGGAGGATTTGCCCCTAACATCCTGGAAAACAGTGAAG CTCTGGAGCTCCTCAAGGAAGCTATTGACAAGGCTGGCTACACAGACAAGATCGTCATTGGTATGGATGTGGCAGCCTCTGAGTTCTATCGAGATGGCAAATATGACCTTGACTTCAAGTCCCCAGATGACCCAAGCCGCTACATTTCCGCAGATGAGCTGGGTGACCTCTATCAAAGCTTTGTACGTGATTATCCAG TGGTTTCAATTGAGGATCCCTTTGACCAAGATGACTGGGAGGCCTGGTCCAAGTTCACGGCCAATGTTGGGATTCAGATAGTGGGAGACGACCTGACAGTGACAAACCCCAAGCGCATCGAGCGAGCTGTTGAAGAGAAAGCCTGCAACTGCCTCCTGCTCAAAGTCAACCAGATTGGATCTGTCACGGAGGCCATCCAAGC CTGTAAGTTGGCCCAGGAGAATGGCTGGGGTGTGATGGTGAGTCATCGATCTGGAGAGACCGAAGACACTTTCATTGCTGATCTGGTCGTAGGACTGTGCACTGGGCAG ATAAAGACGGGTGCCCCCTGCAGGTCTGAACGTCTGGCTAAATACAACCAGCTCATGAG GATTGAGGAAGAGCTTGGTGATGAAGCACGCTTTGCTGGACACAACTTTCGCAACCCAAGTGTTCTTTGA